One region of Molothrus aeneus isolate 106 chromosome 1, BPBGC_Maene_1.0, whole genome shotgun sequence genomic DNA includes:
- the ZNF830 gene encoding zinc finger protein 830, whose amino-acid sequence MAAAGAGAGRKQVRQEELRRLMREKQRQNAGKKRIDSPFAKYNSLGHLSCSLCNAPVKSELLWQTHVLGKQHRERVAELKGTKQAATGSAAGTSSHPVKRKTVETENTDLKRVKGTDEKPHTSSSGLPADFFDEAEQDSASVQLSKGPGPSLLSGNYDDDDEEEEEQEQSSKSSVVRKTEIPPPTQEVIANSLPADFFDTKIPAAPIVSHSGSIQKAEIHEKVIERKENTAEALPEGFFDDPEVDAKVRKVDAPKDQMDKEWDEFQKAMRQVNTISEAIVAEDDEEGRLDRQIGEIDEQIECYRRVELLRNRQDEIKEKLKEAMRLKAAQEKEEEDVGSEDEEELQDLLSQDWRVKGALL is encoded by the exons ATggcggcggccggggcgggcgcggggcggaaGCAGGTGCGGCAGGAGGAGCTGCGGCGCCTCATGAGGGAGAAGCAGCGCCAGAACGCCGGCAAGAAGCGCATCGACTCGCCCTTCGCCAA GTACAACAGCCTGGggcacctgagctgctccctgtgcaacGCGCCCGTCAAGAGCGAGCTGCTGTGGCAGACCCACGTCCTGGGCAAGCAGCACCGGGAG AGAGTTGCAGAATTAAAAGGCACAAAGCAGGCGGCCActggctcagctgctggcacatcctctcatcctgtcaagagaaaaacagttgagacagaaaatacagaCCTAAAGAGAGTAAAAG GTACAGACGAAAAGCCACACACGTCTTCGTCAGG GCTGCCAGCAGATTTTTTTGATGAAGCAGAGCAAGACAGTGCCAGTGTACAGCTTTCCAAGGGCCCAGGTCCCAGTTTATTGTCAGGGAATTACGATGACGATgatgaagaagaagaggaaCAAGAACAATCAAGCAAATCTTCTGTTGTGCGTAAAACTGAAATTCCACCTCCAACTCAAGAAGTCATAGCTAATTCTCTGCCTGCAG ACTTTTTTGATACCaaaattccagctgctcctATAGTTTCCCATTCTGGATCCATACAGAAAGCAGAGATACACGAGAAGGTAATTGAAAG gaaagaaaacactgcTGAAGCTTTGCCAGAAGGTTTCTTTGATGATCCTGAAGTGGATGCAAAA GTGAGAAAAGTTGATGCTCCAAAGGATCAGATGGACAAAGAATGGGATGAATTTCAAAAGGCAATGCGACAGGTCAACACA ATTTCAGAAGCAATAGTGGCAGAAGATGATGAGGAGGGACGACTAGATCGCCAGATTGGAGAAATTGATGAGCAGAT TGAATGCTACCGCCGCGTCGAGCTTTTGCGGAACCGCCAGGACGAGATAAAGGAGAAGTTAAAGGAAGCCATGAGATTAAAAGCAGCAcaagagaaagaggaggaggatgttgggagtgaagatgaagaagaacTGCAGGATTTGCTGTCACAAGACTGGAGGGTGAAAGGGGCTTTGTTGTAG
- the BAG1 gene encoding BAG family molecular chaperone regulator 1: MAAPGAPVTVTVTYSNEKHSIQVASQREDGEPTLQDMAVLIEQVTGVPVPFQKLIYKGKSLKELEQPLSALGVKNGCKVMLIGKRNSPEEEAELKKLKDLEKSVEQIANKLEEVNKEFTSIQKGFLAKDLQAEALKQLDKRIKGTAEQFMKTLEQIDAINLPENFSDCKLKKKGLVKRVQVFLAQCDTIEGNIGQEMDKLQSKNLALAE, encoded by the exons ATGGCGGCGCCCGGAGCCCCGGTGACCGTCACCGTCACTTACA GTAATGAAAAGCACAGTATTCAAGTTGCTTCCCAACGAGAAGATGGTGAACCTACACTACAAGACATGGCTGTACTTATTGAACAAGTCACTGGAGTTCCCGTTCCTTTTCAGAAACTGATATACAAAG GAAAGTCTCTGAAAGAATTGGAACAACCATTATCAGCGCTTGGTGTTAAAAATGGTTGCAAAGTCATGTTGATTGGGAAAAGG AATAGTCCAGAAGAAGAGGCTGAATTAAAGAAGTTAAAAGATTTGGAGAAGTCAGTGGAGCAAATAGCTAATAAGTTAGAGGAAGTTAATAAAGAGTTCACAAGTATCCAGAAG ggatttttagCAAAGGATCTCCAAGCAGAAGCACTAAAACAGCTGGACAAGAGGATAAAAGGAACTGCAGAGCAGTTCATGAAGACCCTTGAACAGATTGATGCCATT AATCTGCCAGAGAATTTCAGTGActgcaaactgaaaaagaagGGGTTAGTGAAGAGGGTCCAG GTTTTTCTTGCCCAGTGTGATACCATTGAAGGGAACATTGGCCAAGAAATGGACAAGCTGCAGTCAAAGAATTTGGCACTGGCAGAATGA